From Halomarina salina, the proteins below share one genomic window:
- a CDS encoding acyl-CoA dehydrogenase family protein, giving the protein MNFDYDDEHEAFRQDLREWLAENLPSDWQDGDRQLPEGSERERFLRDWQRTLYDGGWAGVHWPEEYGGRGASLVEQTIYREEMARARAPPQINVVGINFVGPTLVAAGTEAQKERFVPNILSGEEIWCQGYSEPDAGSDIASLTTSAEKQGDEWVINGQKIWTSYAQYADWCFLVARTDASGEKHEGITTLLVDVDQEGVSMDPIHQASDEEGFNQVYFDDAVASAENVVGEVGHGWDVVMTLSAFEHSTTTIFSIEQDYLDLLEYCRDETRGGEPLIEDARVRRDLADLDARIQAAKVSHYRNVSKRSESGTPGPEGSMDLVVADELRNDLTNVAMDVLGPEVALWEDGPRDGQLADDYLGSYGSWIAAGTGDVQRNIIGERVLGLPKDDKSQESHRA; this is encoded by the coding sequence ATGAACTTCGACTACGACGACGAGCACGAGGCGTTCCGGCAGGACCTCCGCGAGTGGCTGGCGGAGAACCTGCCGTCGGACTGGCAGGACGGCGACCGGCAGCTGCCGGAGGGTAGCGAGCGGGAACGGTTCCTCCGCGACTGGCAGCGAACCCTCTACGACGGTGGGTGGGCGGGCGTTCACTGGCCGGAGGAGTACGGTGGCCGCGGCGCGTCGCTCGTCGAACAGACCATCTACCGCGAGGAGATGGCACGAGCGCGAGCGCCACCACAGATCAACGTGGTCGGCATCAACTTCGTCGGCCCGACGCTCGTCGCGGCCGGGACGGAGGCACAGAAGGAGCGGTTCGTCCCGAACATCCTGAGCGGCGAGGAGATCTGGTGTCAGGGCTACTCGGAACCGGACGCCGGGTCGGACATCGCCAGTCTCACCACGAGTGCGGAGAAGCAGGGCGACGAGTGGGTCATCAACGGGCAGAAGATCTGGACGAGTTACGCCCAGTACGCGGACTGGTGTTTCCTCGTGGCGCGGACGGACGCTTCCGGCGAGAAACACGAGGGCATCACGACGCTGCTGGTCGACGTCGACCAGGAGGGCGTGTCGATGGACCCGATCCACCAGGCCAGCGACGAGGAGGGGTTCAACCAAGTGTACTTCGACGACGCGGTGGCGAGCGCCGAGAACGTGGTCGGCGAAGTGGGCCACGGCTGGGACGTCGTGATGACGCTCTCGGCGTTCGAACACAGTACGACGACCATCTTCTCCATCGAACAGGACTACCTCGACCTCCTGGAGTACTGCCGCGACGAGACCAGAGGCGGAGAACCGTTGATCGAGGACGCGCGTGTTCGCCGCGACCTCGCCGACCTCGACGCACGAATCCAGGCAGCGAAGGTCTCTCACTACCGGAACGTGAGCAAACGGAGCGAGTCGGGCACCCCCGGACCAGAAGGGTCGATGGACCTGGTCGTCGCCGATGAACTCAGGAACGACCTCACGAACGTCGCGATGGACGTCCTCGGTCCCGAGGTGGCGCTCTGGGAGGACGGTCCGCGGGACGGGCAGTTGGCCGACGACTACCTCGGTTCGTACGGGTCGTGGATCGCAGCGGGAACGGGCGACGTACAGCGGAACATCATCGGCGAACGCGTGCTCGGTCTGCCGAAGGACGACAAGAGCCAAGAGAGCCACAGGGCCTGA
- a CDS encoding acyl-CoA dehydrogenase family protein, whose protein sequence is MGTAETAMHDMIRETVRDVAGEFDREYWREHVDEKEFPEEYWQALADDGWLGVAIPEEYGGEGLGMEEMAIVIEELARGGGQGGIIFILTPVFGGIGITRHGTEAQKEEYLPKIASGEMRFCMGLTEPRAGTNTLNIDTSAEREGSEFVVDGEKTFISSVETADEMLLVARTSEFDPENPTHGVSLFLVPDPADQDGVSYSTLDTAVPWFEDQYQIHFDGLRVPEERILGGEDEGLRLLFDTLNTERIAGAASALGGGLRAVDLAVDYANDREVFGQPIGAHQAIQHPLADSYAKLLSSRELLYKAARKWDAGEDCGMETNAAKLLTSEFATEAADRAVQTHGGNGFTREYEVYDIWQNARVTQTVPVSNEMAKNYIAEHHLGLPRSY, encoded by the coding sequence ATGGGTACCGCGGAGACAGCGATGCACGACATGATTCGGGAGACCGTCAGGGACGTCGCCGGCGAGTTCGACCGTGAGTACTGGCGCGAGCACGTCGACGAGAAGGAGTTCCCGGAGGAGTACTGGCAGGCACTGGCCGACGACGGCTGGCTGGGCGTCGCCATCCCCGAGGAGTACGGCGGCGAGGGCCTCGGGATGGAGGAGATGGCGATCGTCATCGAGGAACTCGCACGCGGTGGCGGGCAGGGTGGTATCATCTTCATCCTCACGCCCGTCTTCGGCGGTATCGGCATCACCCGCCACGGCACCGAGGCGCAGAAGGAGGAGTACCTCCCGAAGATCGCCTCGGGCGAGATGCGCTTCTGCATGGGGCTGACCGAACCGCGTGCCGGGACGAACACGCTCAACATCGACACCTCGGCCGAACGGGAGGGAAGCGAGTTCGTGGTCGACGGCGAGAAGACGTTCATCAGCAGCGTGGAGACGGCCGACGAGATGTTGCTCGTCGCCCGAACGAGCGAGTTCGACCCGGAGAACCCGACGCACGGCGTCTCGCTGTTTCTCGTCCCCGACCCGGCGGACCAGGACGGCGTCTCCTACTCGACGCTCGACACCGCCGTCCCGTGGTTCGAAGACCAGTACCAGATCCACTTCGACGGCCTCCGTGTCCCCGAGGAACGCATCCTCGGCGGGGAGGACGAGGGCCTGCGCCTCCTGTTCGACACGCTGAACACCGAGCGTATCGCGGGCGCAGCGAGCGCACTGGGTGGGGGGCTCCGGGCGGTGGACCTCGCGGTGGACTACGCGAACGACCGGGAGGTGTTCGGCCAGCCCATCGGTGCCCACCAGGCCATCCAGCACCCGCTGGCCGACTCGTACGCGAAACTGCTCTCGTCGCGCGAACTCCTGTACAAGGCAGCGCGGAAGTGGGACGCTGGCGAGGACTGCGGCATGGAGACGAACGCGGCGAAACTCCTCACCAGCGAGTTCGCCACGGAAGCCGCAGACCGGGCCGTCCAGACCCACGGCGGCAACGGGTTCACTCGCGAGTACGAGGTGTACGACATCTGGCAGAACGCGCGGGTCACGCAGACCGTCCCCGTCTCCAACGAGATGGCGAAGAACTACATCGCCGAACACCACCTCGGCCTGCCGAGGTCCTACTGA
- a CDS encoding class I adenylate-forming enzyme family protein, with protein sequence MRGLTFGHVAETNARKYPDDDCLVMETSAGTERLTFAEFNERADQAAHLLDGYGIEQGDRVAVYMQNNTETLETYYGAMKLGALPVPVNHRFKDREVHYVLEDSGADLIVFDDDAEPTVGTLAADDAPVDDFLYVGEDRPEYADDFTAAREAAATERVEVVPSRLDDAALMYTSGTTGAPKGCVLTHDNIVQNSVNTVYSAGFEENDNTFLVVTPMFHIAAFGVFNNTFYIGGTSYVTEGFDPVRTMEIIEDESITGSFFVPTMSRALLAVDDFDSYDVSSFEYYMTGAAPSGEELKKAVTEAFDAEFFEVFGQTEMSPVTTILHPEDALRKPDSIGKPIVNVTVKVVDEDGEEVEQGEIGRIAYKGPTAFREYLGMPEKTAEVFDDEGYFVSGDLVYRDEEGFVYFVGRADDMIITGGENVHPAEIEEVLHEHAAISEAAVVGVPDETWGERVKAVVVLEDGATLTAEEVTSFVDERLADFKKPREVQFLDELPRNPTGKVVKAQLE encoded by the coding sequence ATGCGGGGACTTACATTCGGCCACGTAGCGGAAACGAACGCCCGGAAGTACCCTGACGACGACTGCCTCGTGATGGAGACGTCGGCAGGGACGGAGCGACTCACGTTCGCCGAGTTCAACGAACGGGCCGACCAGGCGGCACACCTCCTCGACGGCTACGGTATCGAGCAGGGCGACCGGGTCGCGGTGTACATGCAGAACAACACAGAGACGCTGGAGACGTACTACGGCGCGATGAAACTCGGCGCGCTGCCGGTCCCCGTGAACCACCGGTTCAAGGACCGCGAGGTGCACTACGTCCTCGAAGACAGCGGGGCCGACCTCATCGTCTTCGACGACGACGCCGAACCGACCGTCGGCACGCTCGCCGCCGACGACGCGCCCGTCGACGACTTCCTGTACGTCGGTGAGGACCGACCCGAGTACGCCGACGACTTCACCGCCGCTCGCGAGGCAGCCGCCACTGAACGCGTCGAGGTCGTCCCCAGTCGACTGGACGACGCCGCGCTGATGTACACCAGCGGGACGACGGGCGCCCCCAAGGGCTGTGTCCTCACGCACGACAACATCGTACAGAACTCCGTGAACACGGTGTACAGCGCGGGGTTCGAGGAGAACGACAACACGTTCCTCGTCGTCACGCCGATGTTCCACATCGCGGCGTTCGGCGTGTTCAACAACACGTTCTACATCGGTGGCACCAGCTACGTCACCGAGGGGTTCGACCCGGTCCGGACGATGGAGATCATCGAAGACGAGTCCATCACGGGCTCGTTCTTCGTGCCGACGATGAGTCGGGCGCTGCTCGCCGTCGACGACTTCGACAGTTACGACGTCTCGTCGTTCGAGTACTACATGACGGGCGCGGCACCCTCGGGCGAGGAGCTGAAGAAGGCCGTCACGGAGGCGTTCGACGCGGAGTTCTTCGAGGTGTTCGGCCAGACCGAGATGTCACCCGTGACGACGATCCTCCACCCCGAGGACGCCCTGCGGAAACCCGACAGCATCGGGAAGCCCATCGTCAACGTCACGGTCAAGGTCGTCGACGAGGACGGCGAGGAGGTCGAACAGGGCGAGATCGGTCGCATCGCGTACAAGGGGCCGACGGCGTTCCGCGAGTACCTCGGGATGCCCGAGAAGACCGCCGAGGTGTTCGACGACGAGGGCTACTTCGTCTCCGGAGACCTGGTCTACCGGGACGAAGAGGGGTTCGTCTACTTCGTCGGCCGCGCCGACGACATGATCATCACGGGTGGGGAGAACGTCCACCCGGCCGAGATAGAGGAGGTGCTCCACGAACACGCGGCCATCTCCGAGGCGGCCGTCGTCGGCGTCCCCGACGAGACGTGGGGTGAACGCGTCAAGGCCGTCGTGGTCCTCGAAGACGGCGCGACGCTCACCGCCGAGGAGGTGACCTCGTTCGTCGACGAGCGCCTCGCGGACTTCAAGAAGCCCCGTGAGGTCCAGTTCCTGGACGAACTCCCCCGGAATCCGACCGGGAAGGTCGTGAAGGCACAGCTGGAGTGA
- a CDS encoding acyl-CoA dehydrogenase family protein, whose amino-acid sequence MADTTGTASGVAFGTDEETRLILQSLEDFVEQEVEPVANDLGETLRNPRLGHEPDGRLTDEVLEAYRTIRQKSAEAGFYAMNLPEECGGQDVSNVTWYRANKHLAAMGTPLTGQVLAGPFGPKPLLVQAEGEQVERYLEPTVRAEKSTGFGQTEPGVGSDSPNMSTTAERDGDEWVLNGTKQWITNAPYADFLQVFARTTPQEEAGRYGGITCFLVEDDEYEIGSLNNAVGSEGLQSEVHLDDVRVGEDRVLGEVDDAFYAAMGFLSLGRIEIGAQAVGNAEWLLDTATEYANDREAFGQSIAGFQGISHKIAEGRAKTYAADAAGLRCAWKLDQGEQAIADSSILKYYATNTYWDVADDVVQVHGGNGLAEETGLMEHLHEARIFRVVEGTDEIQLNTIAKQYGVGE is encoded by the coding sequence ATGGCAGACACAACAGGGACCGCCTCGGGTGTAGCGTTCGGCACGGACGAGGAGACGCGTCTCATCCTCCAGAGTCTCGAGGACTTCGTCGAGCAGGAGGTGGAACCGGTCGCGAACGACCTCGGTGAGACCCTCCGGAACCCACGGCTCGGCCACGAACCGGACGGCAGACTGACCGACGAGGTGCTGGAGGCGTACCGAACGATTCGACAGAAGAGCGCCGAAGCGGGCTTCTACGCGATGAACCTCCCCGAGGAGTGCGGCGGGCAGGACGTCTCGAACGTGACCTGGTATCGCGCCAACAAGCACCTGGCCGCGATGGGGACGCCGCTGACCGGACAGGTCCTCGCCGGCCCGTTCGGGCCGAAACCGCTGCTCGTGCAGGCGGAAGGTGAGCAGGTCGAGCGCTACCTCGAACCGACGGTTCGGGCCGAGAAGTCGACGGGATTCGGACAGACCGAACCCGGCGTCGGGTCGGACTCGCCGAACATGTCGACCACGGCGGAGCGCGACGGCGACGAGTGGGTGCTCAACGGGACGAAGCAGTGGATAACGAACGCGCCGTACGCCGACTTCCTGCAGGTGTTCGCCCGGACGACGCCACAGGAGGAGGCGGGCCGCTACGGCGGCATCACCTGCTTCCTCGTCGAGGACGACGAGTACGAGATCGGTAGCCTCAACAACGCCGTCGGGTCCGAAGGGCTGCAGTCGGAGGTCCACCTCGACGACGTGCGAGTCGGCGAGGACCGCGTCCTCGGTGAGGTGGACGACGCGTTCTACGCCGCGATGGGGTTCCTCTCGCTGGGTCGCATCGAGATCGGCGCGCAGGCGGTCGGCAACGCCGAGTGGCTGCTCGATACGGCGACGGAGTACGCCAACGACCGCGAGGCGTTCGGCCAGTCCATCGCCGGGTTCCAGGGCATCTCCCACAAGATCGCCGAGGGACGGGCGAAGACGTACGCCGCGGACGCGGCGGGGCTTCGCTGCGCGTGGAAACTCGACCAGGGCGAACAGGCAATCGCCGACTCGTCCATCCTCAAGTACTACGCGACGAACACGTACTGGGACGTGGCGGACGACGTCGTGCAGGTCCACGGCGGCAACGGCCTCGCCGAGGAGACGGGCCTGATGGAGCACCTCCACGAGGCGCGTATCTTCCGCGTCGTCGAGGGCACCGACGAGATTCAACTCAACACCATCGCCAAGCAGTACGGCGTCGGGGAGTAA
- a CDS encoding thiolase family protein — protein sequence MQDAYIVDAIRTPFGKRDGSFRDTHPQDLAAAPLNALERRNGFSGPDDIEDVVYGCVTPTDEQANNIARLAPMVAGWGDDVPGVQLDRMCGSGQQAVNFAAGQVRAGFHDVLVAGGVEHMTRVPMGSAGSSITDTYFEHFDELTTQGEGAERIAANGGFTRDDLDGIAVDSQHRWGDAAKSGKYDEQVVPVEVELDGEHVVVEEDEHPRPETDTETLGGIPLAFREEGNGVIHAGNSSGIVDGSAATLVASGDACEEHGWEPKARIVDTHVVGVDPVTMLRGPIPATNELLEQNDLTVDDIDRFEVNEAFASVVAAWLEETGADWDRTNVWGGAIAHGHPLGATGAALLGKLPYQLEECDGKYGISTMCIGFGQGIATLVERV from the coding sequence ATGCAGGACGCGTACATCGTCGACGCCATCCGTACCCCGTTCGGGAAACGCGACGGCTCGTTCCGCGACACACACCCGCAGGACCTCGCCGCAGCCCCGTTGAACGCGCTGGAGCGACGCAACGGCTTCTCCGGCCCCGACGACATCGAGGACGTCGTCTACGGCTGCGTGACGCCCACGGACGAACAGGCGAACAACATCGCGCGACTCGCGCCGATGGTCGCCGGGTGGGGCGACGACGTCCCCGGCGTCCAGTTAGACCGGATGTGCGGGTCCGGCCAGCAGGCCGTCAACTTCGCGGCGGGGCAGGTGCGCGCTGGCTTCCACGACGTCCTCGTGGCCGGCGGCGTCGAGCACATGACGCGCGTACCGATGGGTTCGGCGGGGAGCAGCATCACGGACACGTACTTCGAGCACTTCGACGAGCTGACGACGCAGGGCGAGGGCGCCGAGCGTATCGCCGCCAACGGCGGATTCACGCGCGACGACCTCGACGGTATCGCCGTCGACTCCCAGCACCGCTGGGGCGACGCGGCGAAGAGCGGTAAGTACGACGAGCAGGTCGTCCCCGTCGAGGTCGAACTCGACGGCGAGCACGTCGTGGTCGAAGAGGACGAGCACCCGCGGCCGGAGACCGATACCGAGACGCTCGGCGGCATCCCGCTGGCGTTCCGCGAGGAGGGGAACGGCGTCATCCACGCCGGGAACTCCTCGGGCATCGTCGACGGGTCGGCCGCGACGCTCGTCGCGTCGGGCGACGCCTGCGAGGAGCACGGCTGGGAGCCGAAGGCGCGCATCGTCGACACGCACGTCGTCGGCGTCGACCCGGTGACGATGCTCCGTGGCCCGATTCCGGCGACCAACGAACTACTGGAGCAGAACGACCTCACCGTCGACGACATCGACCGGTTCGAGGTGAACGAGGCGTTCGCCTCCGTCGTCGCGGCGTGGCTGGAGGAGACGGGGGCGGACTGGGACCGGACGAACGTCTGGGGCGGCGCCATCGCCCACGGTCACCCGCTCGGGGCGACCGGTGCGGCGCTTCTCGGGAAACTGCCCTACCAGCTGGAGGAGTGCGACGGCAAGTACGGTATCTCCACGATGTGCATCGGGTTCGGTCAGGGCATCGCTACCCTCGTCGAACGCGTCTGA
- a CDS encoding ABC transporter substrate-binding protein: MLRRIGTGATAGGLIGLAGCTSEQAGGGDGGGGGGGSGGGTEQSNGSSSNESGGGGSGTASIKVGFLYPLSGPYSSLGEYQAGGTDVALERISSERDVTVENAGVVDTKLDPTEGLRRARELTEQKNVDVLVGTNSSAVAAAVSEHAKQTETPLVITGASAEPLTGENCNRYTFRTIGNTYQNTRALAEWSMENLGKTVATMGADYSWGRASVGGFVEVAEENGGEVVEQVWPKLGATDYSTEIQKVAGSDADLVCVRAAGSDAVNAAKQMSSFGLMDQMDVLILNSVDVMKGAGAAAVGTYGAGYYFERDTEANRAFVNEYMEMNGGAVPDTWSTTAYSATRLTAKAAAETGASAGSADSAALVSALEGMSVEGPTGETRLRECDHQATANIDVSKTVESTEGWWGEKSFPTREILTTSEAGENARPCEESQCSLTE; encoded by the coding sequence GTGTTGCGTCGTATCGGGACGGGAGCGACCGCTGGCGGGTTGATCGGACTGGCGGGGTGTACTAGCGAACAGGCCGGTGGCGGTGACGGCGGCGGCGGTGGTGGTGGGAGTGGCGGTGGGACCGAACAGTCGAACGGCAGTAGTTCCAACGAGTCCGGAGGCGGCGGGTCCGGCACCGCCTCGATCAAGGTCGGGTTCCTCTACCCGCTCAGCGGTCCGTACTCCAGCCTCGGCGAGTACCAGGCCGGGGGGACCGACGTCGCTCTCGAACGGATCAGCTCGGAGAGGGACGTCACCGTCGAGAACGCCGGCGTCGTCGACACGAAACTCGACCCGACGGAGGGGCTGCGGCGAGCGAGGGAGCTGACCGAACAGAAGAACGTCGACGTCCTCGTCGGGACGAACAGTTCCGCCGTCGCGGCGGCGGTGTCGGAGCACGCCAAGCAGACCGAGACGCCGCTCGTCATCACCGGCGCGTCCGCGGAACCGCTCACCGGGGAGAACTGCAACCGCTACACCTTCCGAACCATCGGGAACACGTACCAGAACACGCGGGCGCTGGCCGAGTGGTCGATGGAGAACCTCGGGAAGACGGTCGCGACGATGGGTGCCGACTACTCGTGGGGCCGGGCGAGCGTCGGCGGGTTCGTCGAGGTGGCCGAAGAGAACGGTGGCGAGGTCGTCGAACAGGTGTGGCCGAAGCTGGGCGCGACGGACTACTCGACGGAGATACAGAAGGTGGCCGGCTCCGACGCGGACCTCGTCTGCGTCCGAGCGGCCGGGTCGGACGCCGTGAACGCGGCCAAACAGATGTCGAGCTTCGGACTGATGGACCAGATGGACGTCCTCATCCTCAACTCGGTGGACGTGATGAAGGGCGCCGGCGCGGCCGCCGTCGGCACGTACGGCGCGGGCTACTACTTCGAGCGAGACACCGAGGCGAACCGCGCGTTCGTCAACGAGTACATGGAGATGAACGGCGGCGCGGTCCCGGACACGTGGTCGACCACCGCGTACAGTGCGACGCGGCTGACCGCGAAGGCCGCCGCCGAGACGGGGGCGTCCGCCGGGTCGGCCGATTCGGCGGCCCTCGTCTCCGCGCTCGAAGGGATGAGCGTCGAGGGACCGACCGGCGAGACCCGACTGCGGGAGTGCGACCACCAGGCGACCGCCAACATCGACGTGTCGAAGACCGTCGAGAGCACGGAGGGCTGGTGGGGCGAGAAGTCGTTCCCGACCCGAGAGATACTCACCACCTCGGAGGCCGGCGAGAACGCTCGGCCGTGCGAGGAGAGCCAGTGTAGCCTGACCGAGTGA
- a CDS encoding epoxide hydrolase family protein, translating to MGTEDSIRPFEVDVSEVAVDDLRRRLDDARWPDDPPVPGWEYGADPTYLRTLCEYWRDEFDWDAFERRFNRFDQFTTSVDGQRVHFYHVRSPDPDAVPLLLSHGWPGSVAEFLDVLGPLSDPSAHGGDTSDAFHVVAPSLPGYGFSGPTDEPGYDVRRIATVFDDLMDRLGYDRYVAQGGDWGALITAILGATRPDRVAAIHTNLLFVSPSRFEDPTGMLDEEGMADYEATKAARDGETGYQAIQSTKPQTLAYGLTDSPVGLAAWIVEKFLTWSDSDGDVESSFDRDRLLDNLSVYWLTGTINASMRLYYETEFAEVVPDSVDVPTGHARYPVEVSRTPRAWAEAVYDIEHWVDMPEGGHFAAMEVPDLFVDDVRTFFADHRGFGGDPADG from the coding sequence ATGGGTACTGAGGACTCGATACGGCCGTTCGAGGTGGACGTCTCGGAGGTGGCCGTCGACGACCTCCGGAGGCGGCTGGACGACGCACGCTGGCCCGACGACCCGCCGGTTCCCGGCTGGGAGTACGGTGCCGACCCGACGTACCTCCGGACGCTCTGTGAGTACTGGCGCGACGAGTTCGACTGGGATGCGTTCGAACGGCGGTTCAACCGGTTCGACCAGTTCACGACGAGCGTCGACGGCCAGCGGGTCCACTTCTACCACGTGCGCTCGCCCGACCCCGACGCCGTCCCGTTGCTGTTGAGTCACGGCTGGCCCGGTTCGGTCGCGGAGTTCCTCGACGTCCTCGGCCCGCTGAGTGACCCGTCGGCTCACGGCGGCGACACGAGCGACGCGTTCCACGTCGTCGCGCCGTCGCTGCCGGGGTACGGGTTCTCGGGACCGACCGACGAACCGGGCTACGACGTCCGGCGAATCGCCACCGTGTTCGACGACCTGATGGACCGCCTCGGCTACGACCGCTACGTCGCCCAGGGGGGTGACTGGGGGGCGCTGATAACGGCGATACTGGGCGCGACACGCCCGGACCGCGTCGCCGCTATCCACACGAACCTCCTGTTCGTCTCGCCCTCTCGGTTCGAGGACCCGACCGGAATGCTCGACGAGGAGGGGATGGCCGACTACGAGGCGACGAAAGCGGCCCGCGACGGCGAGACCGGCTACCAGGCGATACAGTCGACGAAGCCCCAGACGCTCGCCTACGGGCTCACCGACTCGCCGGTCGGCCTCGCGGCGTGGATCGTCGAGAAGTTCCTGACCTGGAGCGACAGCGACGGCGACGTCGAGTCGAGTTTCGACCGCGACCGACTGCTCGACAACCTGAGCGTCTACTGGCTCACGGGAACCATCAACGCCTCGATGCGGCTGTACTACGAGACGGAGTTCGCCGAGGTCGTCCCCGACAGCGTCGACGTGCCGACCGGGCACGCCCGCTACCCGGTGGAGGTGTCGCGGACGCCCCGCGCCTGGGCGGAGGCGGTGTACGACATCGAGCACTGGGTCGACATGCCCGAGGGCGGCCACTTCGCCGCGATGGAGGTCCCCGACCTGTTCGTCGACGACGTGCGGACCTTCTTCGCGGACCATCGGGGGTTCGGCGGCGACCCAGCGGACGGCTGA
- a CDS encoding acetoacetate decarboxylase family protein: MTGFVRSSEEVAAIRDRMATNRFVDTRSVSVRYRTRQDVVEEVLPPGLDPTDDPRVEAEVVQVGRSNCVGSFDGSGLYVRAEHEGTVGSYCLWMAMSTDAAVRWGRELLGEPKKRAEIGLDRDGDEVAGRVARRGEHLLGVDATTDSRRDIDPAPRTVFHYKYLPDVTGGGFQFDPTLVRVDFESDLHRFETGPGAVTLGRTDHDPLADVTVEETLGAAYAEADLTSSQTELATVDPEAFAPYALARGADDWLALDDL, translated from the coding sequence ATGACCGGGTTCGTGCGGTCGTCCGAGGAGGTCGCCGCGATTCGAGACCGGATGGCGACGAACCGGTTCGTCGACACCCGGTCGGTCTCCGTCAGGTACCGAACCCGGCAGGACGTCGTCGAGGAGGTCCTCCCGCCGGGACTGGACCCGACCGACGACCCGCGAGTCGAAGCGGAGGTCGTTCAGGTCGGTCGGAGTAACTGCGTCGGGTCGTTCGACGGCAGCGGGCTGTACGTCCGGGCCGAACACGAGGGGACTGTCGGCAGCTACTGTCTGTGGATGGCGATGTCGACGGACGCCGCGGTCCGCTGGGGTCGTGAACTGCTCGGCGAACCGAAGAAGCGCGCCGAAATCGGGCTGGACCGCGACGGCGACGAGGTCGCCGGCCGAGTCGCCCGGCGTGGCGAACACCTCCTCGGCGTCGACGCGACCACGGACTCGCGACGGGACATCGACCCCGCCCCCCGGACCGTGTTCCACTACAAGTACCTGCCCGACGTGACCGGCGGTGGGTTCCAGTTCGACCCCACGCTCGTCCGCGTCGACTTCGAGAGCGACCTCCACCGCTTCGAGACCGGTCCGGGGGCGGTGACGCTCGGCCGGACCGACCACGACCCCCTGGCCGACGTCACCGTCGAAGAGACCCTCGGGGCCGCCTACGCCGAAGCAGACCTGACGTCGAGCCAGACCGAACTCGCGACGGTCGACCCCGAGGCGTTCGCCCCCTACGCCCTCGCCCGAGGGGCCGACGACTGGTTGGCGCTGGACGACCTCTAG